The following coding sequences are from one Devosia neptuniae window:
- the argF gene encoding ornithine carbamoyltransferase, with protein MTTTGTPNHFLSIDDFTYPELRGMLDAAVSLKGRLKEGDRPQLLKDKVLAMIFERQSTRTRVSFDVGMRQLGGETIMLSGQEMQLSREETLSDTAKVLSRYVDAIMIRILSHADLLDLAEAATVPVINGLTRRAHPCQIMADLMTFEEHRGNIKGAKVAWVGDSNNVLHSWVNAAELFECHLTIAVPDEYSPEKDLMQDIRRAGDYVKLIEDPREAVEGADLVITDTWVSMGDVDVAERRRVLKPYQVNTNLMALADKNALFMHDLPAHRGDEVTDEVIDGPQSVVWDEAENRLHAQKAILCWAFGVATN; from the coding sequence ATGACGACGACCGGCACACCAAACCATTTTCTCTCGATCGACGATTTCACCTATCCCGAACTGCGCGGCATGCTTGACGCCGCCGTCTCGCTCAAGGGGCGCCTTAAGGAAGGCGACCGGCCGCAATTGCTCAAGGACAAGGTCCTGGCGATGATTTTCGAGCGCCAGTCGACCCGCACCCGCGTCTCTTTCGATGTCGGCATGCGCCAATTGGGTGGGGAGACCATCATGCTCTCCGGCCAGGAAATGCAGCTCAGCCGCGAGGAAACCCTGTCCGATACGGCCAAGGTGCTCAGCCGCTATGTCGATGCGATCATGATCCGCATCCTCTCCCATGCCGATCTGCTCGACCTGGCCGAGGCCGCCACCGTGCCCGTGATCAATGGCCTGACGCGCCGCGCCCATCCCTGCCAGATCATGGCCGATCTGATGACCTTTGAAGAGCATCGCGGCAATATCAAAGGCGCCAAGGTCGCCTGGGTCGGCGACAGCAATAATGTGCTGCATTCCTGGGTGAATGCGGCCGAGCTGTTCGAGTGCCATTTGACCATTGCCGTGCCGGATGAATACAGCCCGGAAAAGGACCTGATGCAGGATATCCGCCGGGCCGGCGACTATGTGAAGCTGATCGAAGACCCGCGCGAGGCCGTCGAGGGTGCGGACCTCGTCATCACCGATACCTGGGTGTCGATGGGCGACGTCGACGTGGCCGAACGCCGCCGGGTCTTGAAACCGTACCAGGTCAACACCAATTTGATGGCGCTGGCGGACAAAAACGCTCTTTTCATGCACGACCTGCCCGCCCATCGCGGGGACGAAGTGACCGACGAGGTGATCGATGGTCCCCAATCGGTCGTGTGGGACGAAGCCGAAAACCGCCTGCACGCCCAAAAAGCCATACTGTGCTGGGCCTTCGGGGTAGCGACGAATTAG
- a CDS encoding Hsp33 family molecular chaperone, translating to MTENLMTALGLDRPETGDDAVVPFTLDKLDTRGRAVRLGDALDTILSRHNYPAPVARLLGEAVVLAGLIGSSLKFEGRFIMQTQTDGPVNLIVVDFDAPDGLRGYARFDHDALVKAAEEGRTRPADLLGKGHLAMTIDQGPHTERYQGIVALEGNSLEEVAHTYFMQSEQIPTMVRIAVAEFQQKGDHRPHWRAGGVLIQHLPEHGLSRMADLPGDGNFDNPHTADPDFEESDGWSEAKALLTTLEDVELADPDLSPERLLFRLYHETGVRVFSPLPMVERCTCSADRIEDMLATSFTAEDREEMAVDGEIEVVCEFCSTAYHFNPNQFGTKH from the coding sequence ATGACCGAGAACCTGATGACTGCCCTGGGGCTCGACCGGCCGGAAACTGGCGATGATGCCGTCGTGCCGTTCACCCTCGACAAGCTGGACACACGCGGCCGCGCCGTCCGCCTGGGCGATGCGCTGGACACGATTTTGTCGCGCCACAATTATCCCGCCCCCGTCGCCCGCCTGCTCGGCGAAGCCGTGGTGCTGGCCGGGCTGATCGGTTCCTCGCTTAAATTCGAGGGCCGTTTCATCATGCAAACCCAGACCGATGGGCCGGTGAACCTGATCGTCGTCGATTTCGATGCGCCCGATGGGCTGCGCGGCTATGCCCGTTTCGATCATGACGCGCTGGTCAAGGCCGCCGAAGAGGGCAGGACCCGTCCCGCCGACCTGCTCGGCAAGGGGCATCTGGCCATGACCATCGACCAGGGTCCGCATACCGAACGCTATCAGGGCATTGTCGCGCTCGAAGGCAATTCGCTCGAAGAAGTGGCGCATACCTATTTCATGCAGTCCGAGCAGATCCCCACCATGGTGCGGATCGCGGTGGCCGAATTCCAGCAAAAGGGCGATCATCGCCCCCATTGGCGCGCCGGTGGCGTGCTGATCCAGCACTTGCCCGAGCACGGCCTGTCCAGAATGGCGGACCTGCCCGGCGACGGCAATTTCGACAATCCGCACACTGCCGATCCCGATTTCGAGGAATCCGACGGCTGGAGCGAGGCCAAGGCCTTGTTGACCACGCTCGAAGATGTCGAACTGGCCGACCCGGACCTGTCGCCCGAACGGCTGCTGTTCCGGCTCTACCACGAGACGGGCGTGCGGGTGTTTTCGCCCCTGCCCATGGTCGAGCGCTGCACCTGCTCGGCTGACCGCATCGAGGATATGCTGGCGACGAGCTTCACCGCCGAAGATCGCGAAGAAATGGCGGTCGATGGCGAAATCGAAGTGGTCTGCGAGTTCTGCTCGACCGCCTACCACTTCAATCCGAACCAGTTCGGGACCAAGCACTGA
- a CDS encoding glycosyltransferase family 2 protein has protein sequence MERAARWAGFAFYDTVPIHLRGQTTPTRLEALAEVRLFRVTLFDTEIAFSAPDFLGMLRLQARRLDNPDLARRLCLVPESALRDYLVRAAAPALVDGARQNLTRRWPCAAAQLELTVPARNIFVGLALALFCLVLLAPHTGEVWLLPVWALLLLGPAFIRLAALGVSNPPRPSAKHPPDPAELPIYSVLVPLRDEAHMVPQLFRALGALRYPPEKLDIKFVVEDCSTATLEAVRRQLGDPRFSLLAVPDALPRTKPKALDFALPLCGGELVVVYDAEDTPEPDQLWLVAQRFADAPDIECIQAQLVIDNGGENWLAGMFAAEYAGLFTVMLPALAKWGLVAPLGGTSNHFRLATLRALGGWDAFNVTEDADLGVRLARRGHRVDVIALATLEEAPVALATWMGQRTRWIKGWMQTLIVHNRRPLQLLADIGWRRMLAFEVLVLGMILAPLLHSALILLLLARLGLGEPLMDSDGLWSWACLIALGIGSGSATIVNMAGLVRQRRFALLPIQLSLPLYWLLVAWATIRALYALARSPFDWAKTTHRGVNRTPSGSAVPAVGEEMPAIAE, from the coding sequence ATGGAGCGCGCGGCGCGTTGGGCGGGCTTTGCCTTTTACGACACGGTGCCCATCCATTTGCGCGGCCAGACGACCCCGACCCGGCTCGAAGCACTGGCGGAAGTCCGATTGTTCCGCGTCACCCTGTTCGACACGGAAATTGCCTTTAGTGCCCCCGATTTCTTAGGCATGTTGCGGCTGCAGGCGCGGCGGCTCGACAATCCCGATCTGGCCCGACGGCTCTGCCTCGTGCCTGAAAGCGCGTTGCGCGATTATCTAGTGCGGGCGGCCGCGCCGGCCTTGGTCGATGGCGCGAGGCAAAACCTGACCCGGCGCTGGCCCTGTGCCGCCGCCCAACTCGAACTGACCGTGCCGGCGCGCAATATCTTTGTCGGCCTGGCGCTGGCTTTGTTCTGCTTGGTCTTGCTGGCGCCGCATACCGGCGAGGTCTGGCTGTTGCCGGTCTGGGCCTTGCTGCTGCTGGGGCCGGCTTTTATTCGCCTGGCCGCGCTCGGCGTGTCCAATCCGCCTCGGCCGTCGGCCAAACATCCGCCTGACCCGGCCGAATTGCCCATCTATAGCGTGCTGGTGCCGCTGCGCGACGAGGCCCATATGGTGCCTCAATTGTTCCGCGCGCTGGGCGCCTTGCGCTATCCGCCGGAAAAGCTCGACATCAAATTCGTGGTCGAGGATTGCTCGACGGCAACGCTCGAGGCGGTGCGGCGGCAATTGGGCGATCCGCGCTTTTCGCTGCTGGCGGTGCCCGATGCCTTGCCGCGCACCAAGCCCAAGGCGCTCGATTTCGCCCTGCCGCTTTGCGGGGGCGAACTGGTCGTGGTCTATGATGCTGAGGATACGCCCGAGCCCGACCAGCTCTGGCTGGTGGCGCAGCGCTTTGCCGACGCGCCGGATATCGAATGCATCCAGGCCCAATTGGTGATCGACAATGGCGGGGAGAATTGGCTGGCCGGCATGTTCGCCGCCGAATATGCGGGCCTCTTCACCGTCATGTTGCCCGCCTTGGCCAAATGGGGGCTGGTGGCACCCCTGGGCGGCACCTCAAACCACTTCCGGCTGGCCACCTTGCGCGCCTTGGGCGGCTGGGACGCGTTCAACGTCACCGAAGATGCCGATCTGGGTGTGCGGCTGGCCCGGCGCGGTCACCGCGTCGATGTCATCGCCCTGGCCACACTGGAGGAAGCCCCGGTCGCGCTGGCGACCTGGATGGGGCAGCGCACCCGCTGGATCAAGGGCTGGATGCAGACCCTGATTGTGCATAATCGCCGACCGCTGCAATTGCTCGCCGATATCGGCTGGCGCCGCATGCTGGCCTTTGAGGTGCTGGTGCTCGGCATGATCCTGGCGCCGCTGCTGCATAGTGCGCTGATCCTGTTGCTGCTGGCGCGATTGGGACTAGGCGAACCGCTGATGGATAGTGATGGGCTATGGTCCTGGGCCTGCCTGATTGCGCTGGGCATCGGCTCCGGCTCGGCCACCATCGTCAATATGGCGGGCCTGGTCCGCCAGCGCCGGTTTGCGCTGCTGCCCATTCAGTTGAGCTTGCCGCTCTATTGGCTGCTCGTGGCCTGGGCGACCATACGGGCGCTTTACGCGCTGGCCAGAAGCCCGTTCGATTGGGCCAAGACCACCCATCGCGGCGTCAATCGCACCCCGTCGGGCAGCGCAGTTCCGGCGGTCGGTGAAGAAATGCCGGCGATCGCCGAGTAA
- a CDS encoding aspartate aminotransferase family protein, with protein MSALYGTYARSELAFERGEGMRLYDQHGRSYLDFHSGVAVNALGHGDAHLVTALKAAAEKVWHTANTFTIPEQERLGQRLVDATFADAVFFTNSGAEAIECAIKTARHYFWAKGQPERYEIIAFTGSFHGRTLGTIAAGGNPDYLQGFGPAAPGFKHAKPGDLDSVKALITPQTCAILIEPVQGEGGVTAMSPEFMQGLRKLCDESDMLLVLDEVQCGYGRTGRFFAYEWSGITPDIVAVAKAIGGGFPLGACLAKGDVAASMVPGTHGSTYGGNPLASTIGNAVLDRILAPGFIDHVNQMGQKLAWHLQQLAQRYPDYVLELRGKGLLAGIKIAPPVRDLVSRLRDDHQLLTIAAGDNVLRLLPPLIVTEADIIEAVEKIAAAFDAIEAETASVPAVG; from the coding sequence ATGTCTGCGCTCTACGGCACCTATGCCCGGTCCGAACTCGCTTTCGAGCGGGGCGAAGGCATGCGCCTGTATGACCAGCATGGCCGATCCTATCTCGATTTCCATTCCGGCGTCGCCGTCAATGCCCTGGGCCATGGCGATGCTCATCTGGTCACCGCACTGAAGGCGGCTGCCGAAAAGGTGTGGCACACGGCCAATACCTTCACCATTCCCGAGCAGGAACGGCTGGGCCAGCGGCTGGTGGATGCCACCTTTGCCGATGCGGTGTTTTTCACCAATTCGGGCGCCGAGGCCATCGAATGCGCCATCAAGACGGCACGGCATTATTTCTGGGCCAAGGGCCAGCCCGAGCGCTACGAAATCATCGCTTTTACCGGCTCCTTCCATGGCCGCACGCTCGGCACCATCGCCGCCGGCGGCAATCCCGATTATCTGCAGGGCTTCGGCCCCGCAGCGCCTGGCTTCAAGCATGCCAAGCCGGGTGATCTCGACAGCGTCAAGGCGCTGATCACCCCGCAGACCTGCGCGATCCTGATCGAGCCGGTGCAGGGCGAGGGCGGCGTGACGGCCATGAGCCCCGAATTCATGCAGGGTCTGCGTAAGCTCTGCGACGAGAGCGACATGCTGCTCGTGCTCGACGAAGTGCAGTGCGGCTATGGCCGGACCGGGCGGTTCTTTGCCTATGAATGGAGCGGCATCACCCCCGATATCGTGGCCGTGGCCAAGGCTATCGGCGGCGGCTTCCCGCTGGGCGCGTGCCTCGCCAAGGGCGATGTCGCAGCCTCCATGGTGCCCGGCACGCATGGCTCCACCTATGGCGGCAATCCGCTCGCTTCCACCATCGGCAATGCCGTGCTGGACCGCATTCTGGCGCCCGGCTTTATCGATCACGTCAACCAGATGGGCCAGAAACTGGCCTGGCATTTGCAGCAATTGGCCCAGCGCTATCCCGATTACGTGCTCGAACTGCGCGGCAAGGGCCTGCTGGCCGGCATCAAGATTGCCCCGCCCGTGCGCGATCTGGTCTCCCGCCTGCGCGACGATCACCAACTGCTGACCATTGCCGCCGGCGACAATGTGCTGCGTCTCTTGCCGCCGCTCATCGTCACCGAGGCCGACATTATCGAAGCGGTCGAGAAAATTGCCGCCGCTTTTGACGCGATCGAGGCCGAAACGGCGTCGGTTCCGGCGGTGGGGTAA
- a CDS encoding sulfate ABC transporter substrate-binding protein, whose amino-acid sequence MQATTFKATKLLAYAALAASLTLGFAVTAHAQDRTIINVSYDPTRELYQQFNQAFIAHWKETKGETVAVQTTHGGSGAQARTVIDGLEADVVTLALESDINAISDADPTLIPENWRGTFENNNAPYTSTIVFLVRKGNPKGIQDWGDLTKDGVEVITPNPKTSGGARWNLLAGWAWAKAQPGGSDETAKAYITDLYKHVPVLDTGARGSTTTFVQRGIGDVLLAWENEAYLALEELGPDAFDIVTPSVSILAEPPVALVVGNAEKKGNTDVATAYLEYLYSDEGQKIAAANYYRPFKPEAAAPEDIARFGEVNLVTIEDFGGWRKAQPEFFGDGGVFDQIYAGP is encoded by the coding sequence ATGCAGGCCACCACATTCAAGGCGACCAAACTTCTGGCCTATGCCGCGCTGGCGGCTTCGCTCACGCTGGGCTTTGCGGTCACCGCGCATGCGCAGGACCGCACGATCATCAATGTGAGCTACGATCCGACACGCGAGCTCTATCAGCAGTTCAACCAGGCTTTCATCGCCCATTGGAAAGAGACCAAGGGCGAGACCGTGGCCGTCCAGACCACCCATGGTGGCTCCGGCGCGCAGGCTCGCACCGTCATCGACGGCCTCGAAGCCGATGTGGTGACGCTGGCGCTGGAAAGCGACATCAATGCCATTTCCGATGCCGATCCCACGCTGATCCCGGAAAACTGGCGCGGCACCTTTGAGAACAACAACGCGCCTTATACCTCCACCATCGTCTTCCTCGTCCGCAAGGGGAACCCCAAGGGCATTCAGGATTGGGGCGACCTGACCAAGGATGGCGTTGAAGTCATCACCCCAAATCCCAAGACTTCCGGCGGCGCCCGCTGGAATCTCCTGGCCGGTTGGGCCTGGGCCAAGGCGCAGCCCGGCGGCAGCGACGAAACCGCCAAAGCCTACATCACCGATCTCTATAAGCACGTCCCCGTGCTCGATACCGGCGCCCGTGGCTCCACCACCACCTTCGTGCAGCGCGGCATTGGCGACGTGCTGCTCGCCTGGGAAAACGAAGCCTATCTCGCCCTCGAGGAACTCGGCCCCGATGCCTTCGACATCGTGACCCCCTCGGTTTCGATCCTTGCCGAACCCCCGGTCGCTCTCGTCGTCGGCAATGCCGAAAAGAAGGGCAATACCGACGTCGCCACGGCGTACCTTGAGTACCTCTATTCCGACGAAGGCCAGAAGATCGCGGCAGCCAATTACTACCGCCCGTTCAAGCCTGAAGCCGCCGCCCCCGAGGACATTGCCCGCTTTGGCGAGGTGAATCTGGTGACCATCGAGGACTTCGGCGGCTGGCGCAAAGCCCAACCCGAATTCTTCGGCGACGGCGGTGTGTTCGACCAGATCTATGCCGGTCCCTAG